A region of the Caldalkalibacillus uzonensis genome:
TCAACTGTTGACGATGCTCCATATGGTGGGAGCAGGTCTCTTTTTGGGGGCCAGTTTTGACACCTATTTTCGCCTGAGAGGGCCAGCCCGGCGTTCTATTGTGTACATGGTCCAGGATGTGCTGTTCTGGCTGTTGAACGGCATGGTGGTCTTTTTGTGGCTGAAGGGGATTAATCACGGAGAGGTTCGCCTGTATATCTTTATGGCTATCGCCCTGGGCTATGCTATGTACCGCAGTATGTTGCAAACATACTACTTGCGCGTGTTAAATACGGTGATTAACGTGGCCATCACCACCTACCGTTGGACGGTGAAACTGCTGACAGTTTTGATCGTACTGCCCATTCGGTTTATCTTCAAGGTATTGCTTGCGGTATTGGTTTTCAGCGGAAGCCTCTTCATTGGGATCGGACAATCGATTTACCGTTTTTTGCGTTGGGGAGGGTTGTTCCTGTTTGGCTGTGGTCAAAAAATAAGGGGGTTATGGAAGATACGTGAGCCAAACGAGGCGGCAGCGGATGCCACTGAGAAAAAAGAAAAAAGGTCTGTGATAAAAAAAGGATTTCTCTTCCGGATGGCGAATAAATGGTTGAGGAGAAAATAAAGTCTATAAACAGGGATGTGTCTGTATGCGATCACAATCACCATGGAAACCTTATTCGTCCCACCGGGATGTGGTCCTCCCTGCCTCGCGGACGGAGCCTGCGCCAAACCATACACAACAGCCCCGGCCTGCCAAGGCTAAACGGTGGCGGATGAAAGTTGTGGGCCTGTTGTTGGTGGTGTTTTTGATCTGGGCCTCTGTGAAGTGGTGGGAGCAGCAGCAGATGTTGCAAGAGATGGAAGCGGAATTGAATATGTTGCAAGTTAAAGTGAATGAAGCAGAAGAGCGGCAAGTGGAGCTAGAGACAGAGATTAACCGCTTGCACGACCCGGAATATATTGCCGAAATTGCCCGCCGCGATTATTTTTTGTCCCGTCAAGGGGAAACCATTTTTAAAATCAGCGACTAATTGAGGACGAACAGGTACCCTTGTTTGACACCTTTTTTTAGATTCGGGTATAATATACTATATAAATTTTTTGTTTAATCGCTTAAGGAGGATTATTTACTACATGTCAGCAGTTGAAGTAGGCAGCAAGCTTGAAGGAAAAGTGACCGGGATTACCAACTTTGGGGCTTTTGTGGAGCTGCCAGATGGTGTCACGGGTCTTGTACACATCAGTGAAATTGCCGACCAATATGTCAAAGATGTCAATGATTTTCTAAAGGTTAACGACATTGTCAAAGTTAAGGTGATCAATGTCGAAGAAAACGGAAAGATTGGGCTGTCCATTAAACAAGCCCAAGATCAGAAGCCCAAATCCAGAGCATCATCCCGGCGCAGAGATAACTTTGAAGACAAAATTTCCAAATTTTTAAGAGAAAGTGAAGACCGCCTGATGTCTCTAAAGCGCCAGATGGATACTAAACGAGGTGGTCGGGGCTCAAGGCGATGAGAGAAGCAAAGTACTGATCCTGTGATCATATACGTTTAAATAAATGCTGAAGGGCTGTTTCCCATTTGACGGGGGCAGCCCTTTTATCATGATTGCAAGCTGTGGTGTTCATTCTTGTTCATCCGACAGCCCCCTGGCTTTTTAGCTGTTTCACCGGAAATATGTCGAGCGTTTTTTTAAGCCGGCCTCCCCATTTTGACAAAATTTAGACTTGAAAGGGGTTATAATGGGTACCACTCCGATATGAAACAGGTGGTGGATAAATGATGCGCAAACTGGAACCAAGTTTTTCCCATTTCTTGACACAGGCCACAGCAGAAAAGAAGGGAGGGTTGGAGCGGCTGCGAATGCTCGCGCTCAAACTAAAGCAAGGTTTGTATAAACACTGGGGATTGGCCATCTTTGTCGCAGGCTTCTTGTTAGGACGGGCTTTGATTATCGGTGAGCTTGCTCCGTTTGTCATTCCATTTATTGCTGTGGTCTATCATTTACGCCGGGACAAGCTCTTGTTGGCCTCACTCAGTACCCTCTTGGGCGCGCTTAGCCATGAACTGGCTTCTCCGTTTAAAGTGCTGATGGCCATTCTATTCTTTGTGGGGCTGCAAAAAGTGCTGGAACGCTGGCACAAAGGTGCGTTAAGTTACACACCAATCGCTGTCTTTATCGCAGTTTTATTGGTTAATCTCGGTTTTGCTTATGTGCAGGAGTGGACAGGCTATGTCGTCTTGATGGCTGCTGTGGAAGCTTTGCTCAGTTTGGTTTTAACCCTCATTTTTGTGCAGAGTATTCCGTTAATCACCCACCGGAAGAGGAAAACGCCGTTAAGAAACGAAGAGCTGGTTTGTCTGGTTATTTTGCTGGCCTCACTGATGACTGGAACGGTAGGTTGGGTAGTGATGGACCTTTCCCTGGAACACGTCTTGTCCCGGTATGCCATTTTAGTTTTTGCCCTGGCTGCGGGTGGGGCAATCGGAGCGACTGTGGGTGTGGTAACCGGGATTATCCTTAGCCTGGCTAACGTAGAGGCCATGCTGGAAATGAGCTTGTTGGCCTTTAGCGGTTTGTTGGGCGGTCTGTTAAAAGAGGGCAAGAAAATTGGTGTGGCCCTGGGTCTTTTAATCGGCACATTACTGATGGGCTTGTATATAGGGGAGACAGGGTTATGGGCCACATTTTATGAATCGGTTGTGGCCATTATGCTCTTTTTCTTGACACCTAAATCTGTGTTTGCCACGATATCTAAATATATTCCGGGAACACCTGAACACGCTTCCATGCAACAAGATTACATGAAGCGTCTGCGGGACGTGACAGCCAAGAAAGTCGAGCAGTTTTCTGATTTGTTTCAGCAGCTGGCTAAAAGCTTTTCTGCCCAACCTATGGAGCAGGATGAGGAGAAGCTCCGTCATGTGGATCTGTTGTTAAGTCAAGTAACGGAAAATACGTGCCAGGTGTGTTTTAAGAAAGAGCAGTGTTGGAAAACCAAGTTTCAGGACACCTATCAGCTGATGGGCAAGTTAGTTGACCAGATAGAAGATCATGGGGAGCCTTCACCATCCTTGGGCAAAGAGTGGAGCCACCATTGTGTCAAAGCACATAAAGTGACAGAATTGGTGGAAGCTGAGGTGGAGAAATATAAAACCTATCTGAAATACAAGAAACTGTGTCAGGAGTCCAGGCGGCTGGTGGCTGACCAATTGTCTGGAGTGTCCACTGTGATGAGCAACTTTGCCCGGGAAATCAAACGGGAAGGAGAGGGTCATCATGTGCAGGAACAGGTGGTATTGGATGCCTTAGAGGAAGTGGGGTTGTCCATTCGTTATGTAGATATTATTTCACTGGATGAAGGCAATGTGGACATTGAGCTGAGCCTGCCCTTGGCTTACGGGCGGGAAGAATGTGAAAAAATTGTGGTTCCCCTTCTTTCCGGTCTTGTGGGCGAACCGATTATGGTGGATAAAGAAGAGAGTGTATTTGAAGCGGGGGGCTATTGCAAGGTGCGCCTTATCTCAGCCAAACGTTTCAAGTTGTCAACGGGGGTTGCCAGTGCAGCCAAGGGAGGCGGTCTTTTGTCCGGTGACAGTTTCAATACGATGGCCATTGGTCCGGGGAAGTATGCGCTGGCCATTGCTGACGGGATGGGCAATGGGGAGCGTGCCCATGAGGAGAGTAAAGAAACCCTGACCCTCCTGCAACATATCTTACAGTCGGGCATCGAAGAAACGGTAGCTATTAAATCGATTAATTCCATCCTTTCCTTGCGTTCTCCGGAAGAAGTGTTTTCAACCCTTGATCTGGCTGTTGTGGATCTGCACACGGCACACACCAAGTTTATTAAGATCGGCTCTACACCAAGCTTTATCAAGCGCGGAAACCAGTGTTTCACCATTGCCGCCCATAATTTGCCCATAGGGATCTTACAAGAAATAGACGTGGATGTGGTCAGTGAACAGTTAAAGGCAGGGGATTTGCTGGTGATGGTGACGGACGGGATTTATGATGCACCACGCCATATTGAAAATAAAGAGCGGTGGATGAGACGCTTGATTGCTGAGATCGAGACAACAGATCCGCAGGAAGTGGCAGATCTATTGCTGGAAAAAGTGATCCGGTTCTCCCAAGGTCAAATCTTGGATGACATGACGGTTGTTGTGGCCAAAGTGGAGCGCAATATACCAGAATGGTCTACCATTTCGCTGGCCCACATCCCCAAATTGAGAAAGACAAAAGGAGAGCTGCTAGCTTCAACATAATATATGAGACAGTGAGTTTAATAGAGCACAGGTATGGAACAGCCCCTCCTTGGTCAATGCTGGTAATAATAGCAAAAGGAGGGGTTTTAGTATGAGCGAAGGAACATTAAAACAAATCTTGTTAATCACGGATGGTTGTTCAAATGAAGGTAAAGACCCTGTGGCCGTGGCCGCCATGGCCAGGGAACAGCAGATAACAGTGAATGTGATTGGCATTCTTGATGACGGGCAATTGGGTGAGCAGGGCATTAGGGAGGTACAGGAGATTGCCGCAGCAGCTGGAGGCATCCATCAGGTAGTATACAGCCGCGAGCTGCCTAAAACGGTGCAGATGGTGACCCGTCAGGCGATGACACAAACAATCCAGCAGGTTGTTAATAAGGAATTGCAACAGATTTTGGGACGGGAACAAAGTGTGGAAGCCCTCCCGCCAGATAAGAGAGGACAAGTGGTGGAAGTAGTGGAACATCTGGGTGAAACGCTGGCTTTGGATGTGCTTATATTAGTCGATACCAGCGCTTCCATGAAAAACAAAATCCCAGCTGTTAAACAAGCGTTGCGGGATTTGAAACTATCATTGCAATCCAGGACAGGAGAAAACCGTTTTTCGTTGTGGACCTACCCCTATGCCGGTGGTTACGCCTATAAACATATGGACTTTTCCACTGAACTGGACGCTTTGGACAGGGCTTTTGGCCAATTGACAGCCCAAGGAACCACGCCGACCGGGCCGGCTTTGGAGGAAGTGCTGTACTATTTTACTGGCCTCACCTTGTCCAAGAGGCGGGATGATGATGATGAAGGGATGTTACGCCGCTATGTTTTCTGATCCTGAGCGGATTGCAGGGAAGTGGAATGGGCGGGTGTATAGGGTAAAAAAGGAATTGGGCAGGGGCGCCAACGGTGTTGTTTATTTGGTGAATCACCAGGGGCAATCCTTGGCATTGAAAGTGGGCCGTGACACGTTTTCTCTTACATCAGAAGTGAATGTTTTGAAGCATTTTCAAAAAGCCCAAGGACAAGTCCTTGGGCCTTCCCTTTATGATGTGGACGACTGGGCCAGCAGGGAAGGGCTCCGGCCGTTCTATGTGATGAATGTGATTGAAGGGGATCCTCTGCTTTGTTTTATTAAAGACCGGGGAGAGGAATGGTTGCCAGTTTTGGTTGTACAGCTCTTGGGGTTTCTGGATCAGTTACATCAACAAGGGTGGGTGTTCGGAGACTTGAAACCGGAACATTTGTTGGTCACAGGACATCCACCCCGTTTGGCTTGGTTTGATGCCGGCGGTGTCACCCGTATCGGACGGGCCATAAAGGAGTATACGGAATTGTATGACCGCGGATCGTGGGGCATGGGTGACCGCAAAGCAGAACCGGGATACGATTTGTTTAGTGTAGCACTGATTGTGATGCACTGTGTCAGGGGCAAGCCTTTAGTTCCAGGCCCGCACCCTGTACACACCCTGGAGCAAGCTTTACAAGAGACAGAGCATCTGCTTCCTTATCAGGGGATTGTCCGGCGGGCATTGTCAGGTCGGTACAGCTCAGCCAGAGAGATGAGGCAGGATTGGCTGATGGCCTGGCGGAAACTGCACCAGGGGCGACTAAAGACTAAACAAAAGGGCAGAGCGGGGCGCAAGAGGAGCACCCTGGCTGGGGCCAGTTCAGCAGTGAAGCAGCAGAGAGGTAAAAAACGTTCATTTCTGAAACGATTGGGCAAAGTGATCTCTTTTCTGTGTGTCTCATCTTTTCTGATCTTTTTGTTTGCTCTATACTTATTCTATCAGGCGTTATAGAAATCGAGGATATGTGAGGTACAATGGAGTTAAAGCAGATCGACCAGAGGGTATTGACAACAATTAAGGAATATCAACTATTAGTGCAGGGCGATCGGATCTTGGTTGCTGTCTCCGGAGGTCCTGATTCTATGATGCTGCTGCACTGGTTATGGCGCTTTAAGACAAAGTGGGGTCTTGAATTGATCGCGGTCCACCTCAACCATCAGCTCCGCGGCAGAGATGCTGACCTCGATCAAGCCTATGTGGAAAAGATGTGTGCCACATGGGGCATTCCTTGTGTCGCTGAAAAGCGGGATGTAGCCCGTTACGCCCAGGAAAACAGCCTGAGCAAGCAGGTTGCCGCCCGGGAATGCCGCTACGCTCTATTTGAGCAAGTGGCCCGTTTACAGAAGTGTAACAAGGTGGCTGTTGCCCACCATGCTGATGATCAAGTTGAAACGGTGCTGATGCGCCTCATCCGGGGAACAGGACCCGCTGGTCTGTCCGGTATGCGCCCCAAACGTGCTCTGGCAGAGTTTCATTCCCTGACCGGATGTGAGCTGATTCGGCCCTTACTCGCTTTGTCCAAGAGGGAGATTGAGCGCTACTGCCAGGTATTTGAACTAAACCCCCGTTTGGATCACACCAATCTGACAGATGATGATACGCGTAACTGGATCCGCCATCATCTTGTCCCCAAAATGAAAGAGTTGAATCCCAATCTGTCCTGTGTAATCCAAGATATGAGCCACCTTGTCGCTGAGGATGATGACTATTTGACCGAGCTGGCCAAGCAGAAAGTGGATCACATTATCGACCAGGGTGAGGACCAACACATTCGTCTCAAGCTGCCTGAGCTGCGCCAGTTACCTCTTCCTTTACAAAGGCGAGTGATTTTACTACTATTAAATTATCTGTCTGGTGATCATCACTGGAAAAAAGTTCATATTGACAGTATTTTGAAGTTGGCCAAGAGAGAAGCGGGGCATCAAAAGCTGTATCTTCCTGAGGGTATTAATGTGGAGCGTCATTATGATTTGCTGCTGGTCCACAAGCGTGGGCCCACTCATACTGATCCCCGGTTTCAGTTTTGTTATGAGATATCTGCTCCAGGTACATATCAATGGGCTGAGCTGCCTTTCAGTTTGATAATCGAAAAGCGGCCTCGAAATTTGCACCGGCCTGTGGACAGGGGTAAGCAGGAAAACGCTCAAGGTGACATCTATCAGGCCGATTTTGATGCAGCAGATCTGCACTTTCCTCTGCTCATACGCAATCGCAGGGCCGGTGATAAGATGCAGCCGTTGGGGATGAAGGGTCACAAAAAGGTGAAAGATATTTTTATTGACAGCAAAATACCCCGATACCAACGTGAGCTATGGCCGATTATTCTTGATCAGCAGGGTGTGCTCTGGATTCCCGGGCTTAAGCGGTCAGACAGGGCCAAAGTAACTGAACAGACACAGGAGTTATATGTGCTGACGATGAAAATGAGGGAGGGTTTTTGGTGTTAGAGGATATTAAAGAAGTACTGATCACGGAAGAGCAAATCGCCCACAAAGTAAAGGAACTGGGGAGCAAGCTGGCGGAGGAATACCGGGATAAAAATCCGCTGGTCATCTGTGTATTAAAGGGCGCCGCACCGTTTATGACCGATCTTGTCAAACATATGAACATCCATTTGGAAATGGACTTTATGGATGTGTCAAGTTACGGCAACCGGACTGAATCATCGGGGGAGGTTAAAATCATCAAGGATTTAAATACCACTGTGCAGGGGCGGCATGTACTGATAGTGGAAGATATCATTGACAGCGGATTGACCTTAAAATATCTGGTTGACCTGTTGCGTCATCGCAAAGCCGAATCGGTTAAAATTGTCACTTTGCTGGATAAGCCTCACCGGCGCAAAGTGGACTTGAAACCCGACCTGACCGGTTTTGAAGTGCCAGATGAGTTTGTAGTGGGCTATGGTCTGGACTACGCCGAGAGATATCGTAATCTACCCTTTATCGGGGTATTGAAACCAGAGGTGTACACCGCCGAATAAACCTTGAGGGGCATGAATATCATATGGTACAATATGATATGGTTTGTTTAGCGAGGCTGTTGTTGTACCCGCGAGAGGAGGTAAGGAATGAGTCGTTTTTTCCGGAATACCGCTTTTTACTTGCTTATTTTTCTCGTTGTTGTCGGCTTATTCAGTTTTTTGAGCGATAACCGGGAAGAAGCGCAAGAAATTAATTATCATCAGTTTATCCAATATTTGGAGGATGGGCGCGTCGACAAGCTGCATGTTCAAGCCGATCGCGGTGTGTGGTACATCGAAGGGGAATATGAGAGCGCAGTCGGGGATACAACCCGTTTTTATACATACGCTCCAATGAACTTTAACGAAGTCATTGAACGGATTAACCAAGCGGGTGTCAACTTAACTTATGAACCTGCCCCTGGTGACCCGATCTGGTTAACTTTTTTTACTACATTAATCCCGTTCCTGTTAATATTCATTTTGTTTTTCTTCCTGATGAGCCAGGCCCAGGGTGGCGGCAATAAAGTGATGAACTTTGGCAAGAGCAAAGCCAAGCTGATTCAGGAAGATAAGAAGAAAGTCACTTTCAAAGATGTGGCTGGTGCAGATGAAGAAAAACAAGAACTGGAAGAAATTGTACAATTCCTGAAGGATCCTCGCAAATTTTCCCAGCTTGGGGCTCGCATTCCTAAAGGTGTGTTACTGGTTGGCCCCCCGGGGACCGGTAAAACCTTGCTCGGGCGAGCAGTGGCGGGAGAAGCGGGTGTTCCCTTTTTCAGTATTTCAGGCTCTGATTTCGTGGAGATGTTTGTTGGTGTAGGGGCCTCCCGGGTGCGTGATTTGTTTGAAAACGCCAAGAAAAATGCGCCGTGTATCATTTTTATTGATGAGATTGATGCGGTCGGCCGCCAGCGCGGGGCTGGTTTGGGCGGCGGTCATGACGAGCGGGAGCAGACGCTAAACCAGTTACTGGTTGAAATGGACGGTTTTGAAGCCAATGAAGGGATTATTATTATGGCAGCGACTAACCGTCCTGACGTGTTAGACCCTGCTCTCTTGCGCCCAGGCCGATTTGACCGGCAAATTACGGTGGATCGTCCGGACATTAGAGGGCGCGTGGAAGTGCTCAAAGTCCACGCTCGCAACAAGCCTCTGGCTACAGATGTTGATCTTGAGGTGATCGCTAAGCGCACACCCGGCTTTGCGGGAGCTGATTTGGAAAACTTGCTCAATGAAGCGGCCCTTTTGGCTGCTCGCCGCAATAAAAAGGAGATCAGTATGACTGAGGTGGATGATGCCATTGACCGGGTCATTGCTGGGACTGAGAAGCGCAGCCGCCGGGTCTCCGAAAAGGAACGGAAAATTGTGGCCTATCACGAGTCAGGGCACACCATTGCTGGTTACTTCTTGCCCAATGCGGATCTGGTGCACAAAGTGACGATTGTTCCCCGTGGGCAGGCTGGCGGCTATATGGTGCCGATTCCCAAAGAAGAACGCTTTATTTATACCGAACCTGAATTAAAAGACCGGATTGCCGGTTTGCTGGGCGGACGTGTCGCTGAAGAGATTGTTTTTGGCGAAGTGAGCGTAGGCGCCACTGACGACTTCCGCAAAGCAACAGGGCTCGCCCGGCGGATGGTGACCGAGTTCGGTATGAGTAAATTGGGGCCACTGCAATTTGGCGAGTCCCAGGGCCAGGTGTTCCTGGGCAGAGATATCGGCCATGAGCGCAATTATTCCGAACAAATTGCCTATGAAATTGATCAGGAAGTACGCCGCATTATTAATGAACAATACGAACGATGCAAAGAATTGTTGATTAAGTACCGCGACAAGCTGGAACAGGTTGCCCAAACCTTACTTGAAGTTGAAACATTGACTGCTGATCAAATCAAAGAAGTGATTGAAACGGGTAAGCTGTCCAGCAAGCCGTTCGTAGATAAAGAGAAACAATCCCAAGAGAGCAGGCAACCGGAAACAGACCACAATGGAGGGGCAACTGAGGCGAAAGAGGATGTTAAAGTCCACATTCACTCCAAAAAAGAGGAAGCGTACCGCCCCCAAGACAAACAAGAAACGGTGCAGCCTGATGAACCGGAGCACAAGGATCAACCCAAAAAAGAGGAATAACAAGCTGTCATATAAGCGAAGAAATGTGTACAATAAGGGGAGAGCGCAAACGCTCTCCTTTTTTAGTGAGATAGAGGTGAGAGGTATGATTTTTGTCATCGATGTTGGCAATACCAATATTGTACTGGGTGTTTATCAACAAGACCAATTGACTCATCACTGGAGGATTAATACACACAAACAGCAAACGGAAGATGAATACGGCATGTTGGTCAAAGGATTGTTTCGCGAGGCAGGCCTTTCTCCCTTGGATGTACGCGGCATTATCATTTCTTCCGTTGTGCCGTCGCTCATGTTTGCTTTGGAACGTATGTGTACCAAGTATTTTAAGCAAACCCCGCTGGTAGTGGGCCCAGGGTTAAAAACCGGACTGGCCATTCAGTATGAAAATCCCAAAGAGGTTGGGGCGGACAGGATTGTCAATGCAGTGGCTGCTTTGGAAGAGTATACGCCTCCCCTAATTATTATTGACTTTGGTACGGCCACCACCTTTTGTTATGTAGATGAAAAGGGACATTATTTAGGAGGGGCGATTGCACCTGGTGTGCAGATCTCAACCGAAGCGTTATATCAGTATGCCTCCAAGCTGCCCCGTATTGAACTTAAATTTCCCCGGCGGGTAATCGGCCGCAACACGGTGGAGGCCATGCAAGCCGGCATTTTGTACGGTTATGTGGGACAAGTGGACGGCATTATTGAAACGATGATGGAAGAAAAAAGCCAGCAGCCTACGATCATTGCTACTGGGGGATTAGCAGAGATTATTGCCCAAAAATCAACCTACATTCAGCACGTGGATCCTTTTCTAACCTTAAAAGGCTTGTATTTGTTGTATCAGCGCAACAGGTGATGAAGTGTCCGCCACAAGGAAGGAGGTGCAGAAGATGAACGACCAATCTCAGGACTATCTGGTTAAGGCCCTTGTTTTGGAAGGAAAAGTGCGTGTTTATGGGGTGAAGAGCACCCGGCTGGCCGAAGAATGCCGTCGTCGGCAGGACACCTGGCCTACAGCAACAGCCGCGCTTGGACGCACCCTGTCTGTCGGGGCCATGATGGGGGCCATGCTCAAGGGTGAAGAAAAACTGACCATCCGCGTGGCAGGTAATGGACCACTAGGACGTATTATTGTCGATGCCAACGGCAAGGGAGAGTTGCGGGGCTTTGTCTCCAATCCCCATGTTGATCTGCCTTTGAACGCTCAAGGCAAACTGGATGTAGGCGGGGCTGTTGGCTCCCAAGGCTATCTCTATGTTACCCGGGATCTTGGTTTGAAGGAGCCTTATCAAGGTTCCAGCCCCTTGGTCAACGGAGAGATCGGAGAGGATTTTACCTATTACTTTGCCCAATCGGAACAGACCCCTTCGGCTGTAGCGGTGGGGGTGATGGTGAATCCTGATCATTCGGTGAAAGCGAGCGGTGGCTATATCATTCAACTTTTGCCAGGTGTTGATGATCAGTTTATCACGCAGCTGGAAAAAAGGCTGACAGAGATTCCAGCGGTCTCTCAAATGGTGAATCAGGGCTACACACCTGAGCAGATGATCGAAACTGTATTTCCACAGGAGGAGATCAAGTGGCTGGAGCAGATGCCCATTCGTTTTGCCTGCCATTGCTCCAAGGAGCGGGTGAAAGAGGTATTGACCAGTCTGGGTAGGGGAGAGTTACAAGGAATTCTGGCTGAACAGGGCCAAGCGGAAGTGAGTTGTCACTTTTGCGGTGAGACCTACCACATCTCAAAAGCTGAGCTGAAACAATTAATTACCCAACAGCAGGATGAGGAACAAACATAATGTTTACCTAAAGTTCACATTTTTACGATTGACGCGGGAGCCAACCGTGATAAAATAGGTGTAAGAAAATAAAACATATCAAGTTACTTGGTTTTAAGTATGAAGGAGGTATCACCATGCGTGTGGCCAATACCATTACGGAGCTCATCGGACAAACCCCTTTGGTCAAACTGAACAAGCTTGTTGGAAGTGAAGATGCTGACGTCTATGTGAAATTGGAATGGTACAATCCGGGAAGCAGTGTGAAGGACCGGATTGCCATGGCCATGATTGAGGAGGCCGAGCGGTCAGGCCAATTGCGGCCGGGGATGACCATTCTTGAACCAACCAGTGGCAACACGGGGATTGGTTTGGCCATGGTGGCGGCAGCCAAAGGCTATAAAGCCGTTCTGGTCATGCCTGATACGATGAGTATGGAAAGACGCAATCTTCTTCGCGCCTTTGGGGCCGAACTGGTGCTCACTCCCGGGAAGCAGGGCATGAAAGGAGCCATTCAAAAAGCAGAGGAATTATTGGCTGAGCACGACGATTATTTTATGCCCCAACAATTTACGAATCCGGCCAACCCCAAGATTCACCGGGAAACCACAGGACAGGAATTGTTGGAGCAAGTGGGTGACCAAGTTGATGCCTTTGTAGCTGGTATTGGAACCGGAGGAACGATCACTGGTGCAGGCCAGGTCTTAAAGGAGAAATTCCCCAATCTACACATTGTTGCTGTAGAGCCGGAAGATTCGCCCGTTTTGTCTGGAGGTGAGCCCGGGCCGCACAAAATTCAAGGTATTGGCCCCGGCTTTGTGCCTGACATTCTGGACACGTCCATTTATAACGAAGTGATCACCGTCTCCAATGAGACCGCCTTTGAAACTGCCCGGCGGCTGGCCAGGGAAGAGGGGATCCTGGGCGGCATTTCCACCGGCGCCAATGTATATGCCGCTTTAGAAGTGGCCAAGCGTTTGGGCAAGGGGAAAAAAGTAGTCACGTTTTCACCCAGCAACGGGGAGCGTTACTTGAGCACGCCGCTGTATCAATTTGAAACAGAGGAGTAGAGAGATTTTCCTGTGTCATAAATTAATTAAGAGAGTGGGATACAAAACAAGGCCGTTGATCGCAGGTGATCAGAGGCCTTTTCTTTTTTCCCCGCGGGACACTGTTTCCAGGCTGGCCGGAGAACTGAAACAAGCATGTGTATATTGTATATATACAGCATACAATTTATAATAGAGTTAATAAACGCCTGGCCTTAGCAGGTGATAGATGGTGTTAATCCATATTAACTTTGATTTGCCAATCCCGATCTATGAGCAGATTGCCAGTGAAATTCGGCGCCTGATCTTTGAAGGGCAGCTCAAAGCAGGTGATTCATTAGCTTCAGTCAGACAAGTGGCGAATGACTTAGGTGTCAACTTAAACACGGTTGCTCAAGCCTACCGTTTGCTGGAGAAGCAAGGTCTTGTTCAACTTAGGCGCGGTTCTGGCGCCACTGTGACCGGCAACCGTATCCATGCCGCATATGAAGGGCTGTTGAAAGAGCAG
Encoded here:
- a CDS encoding GntR family transcriptional regulator codes for the protein MVLIHINFDLPIPIYEQIASEIRRLIFEGQLKAGDSLASVRQVANDLGVNLNTVAQAYRLLEKQGLVQLRRGSGATVTGNRIHAAYEGLLKEQLRRTLIDLYMLGYTDQEVQKMIDHQHALLLEAREKLAEREGEN